The Eriocheir sinensis breed Jianghai 21 chromosome 21, ASM2467909v1, whole genome shotgun sequence genome includes a region encoding these proteins:
- the LOC127001562 gene encoding uncharacterized PE-PGRS family protein PE_PGRS54-like isoform X19: MWKVVVVAAALSVAAVAGEGGQEAQLSGPGLSLGELLRGSRESSGEYRVRHFGRGGGDDDDSEEFPPLMPYEFAYEVKDDATTNYQNRVEFVEDGVLRGSYSLLSPDGVVRTSVYSDTGNGFEVTLHEVPTDIVVIGSGLPGDPALKAGGTYRYYDSRDSGSRESFRPSFSRSGGFEAFSKASEGFDGSSRGSAIFSSSSNRDFSSKNKQSSREESSRREESERREESSRRDESRREESSRRDESRREESEGSRFEFLTNDKSALEAFDRESASQGFSGGSRDSEASSRRKESRREESEGYKYELLTNDKSALEAFDRESASQGFSGGSRDSEASSRHEESGGFGEFSHAFASSFSQQGGSGGGSGGGSGGGSGGGSGGGLGGGFGGGSGGGSEGGSGGSRGGFGGGSEGGSLGGSGGSSGGSGGGSGGGFVGTGSGSGHGGSGGGSGGGYEGGLGGGSGGGFGGGSEGGSFGGEFGGSGGGSGGGSDGGSGGGSSGGSGGGSGGGFVGTGGGSGHGGSSGGSDGGSGGGFGGGSGGSGGGSHGGSSGSGGGSGGGSGGSGRGSHGGSGGSGGGSGGGSHGGLGGSGGGFGGEFGGSGGGSGGGSGGSGGGSGGGSGGSGGGSHGGSGGSGGGSHGGSGGSGGGFGGGSGGSGGGSHGGSGGSDGGFGGGSGGSGGGFGVGSGGSGGGSHGGSGGSDGGFGGEFGGSGGGFGGEFSGSGGGSHGGSGGSDGGFGGGSGGSGGGFGVGSGGSGGGSHGGSGGSDGGFGGGSGGSGGGSHGGSGGSDGGFGGGSGGSGGGSHGGSGGSDGGFGGGSGGSGGGSHGGSGGSDGGFGGGSGGSGGGSHGGSGGSDGGFGGGSGGSGGGSHGGSSGSGGEFGGGFGGSGGGSHGGSGGSDGGFGGGSGGSGGGSHGGSSGSDGGFGGGSGGSGGGSHGGSGGSGDGFGGGSGGGSDGGSGGSGGEFGGGSGGSFGGSHGGSGGSGGGSGGGSGGSGGGSDGGSGSGSGGSGGGFGGGSGGSHGGSGASGGGSGGGSSGSGGGSHGGSGGGFGGGSGGSGGGSHGGSGGSGGRSGGGSSGGSDGGSGGGFGGGLDIGLGFGTDGPGGSGSGIELGLGLGGGPGIELGFGTDGPGGFGGEPGGSGGGFGGGPGGSGGGSHGGSGGSGGGSGGGSGGSGGGFDGGSGGGSGVSGGGFGGGLDIGLGFGAGDGPGGSGGGLGGSVGGFGGRPGGSDGGFGDGSGGSGGFGGGFGGGPGGGFGGGSGGSGGSGGFGGGFGGGPGGGFGGGSGGSGGFGGGFGGGPGGGFGGGSGGSGGGSGGGAGGSGGGVSGGGAGGGGVNLQDKAVFIIHPDFFKTGAGAGLTGLPEVTEPIIIVSDNKFAQGGGGAGVGFSNALGGGGFAGAFSSVNRLGEAAAADTTAAHSSGAASTATAEEVSTSSGKSGSTSTSAIESASSLGSASISASSPSSEGFVASTFSSNGLTVGSATGDSTSASSGSFGRSTIENVSSSASAAEGASSSGATKSASFSSASESSGSATDGASFLTSASEGGSSSHGSVSSGSGTEGAFLFDASGSSLGSAAEVDTSLGSAAEVASSSSATEVASSGSAAEVTFSGSAAEVASSSGAAEVTSSNSAAEVTSSNAAAAASSGSAAEGVSSSSSGGFDASTFNSRKLSVESSTKDSSSSSSRKGGVLTITSSSLDGSSGINKAVTDESSGRGQSVLDSGASGGTKNIEKAANAKPASSGQIGLNGFSTSFSEGGSQQFIISSSGDASRFDSHRFSSSGSGGSSSSGASSSAILHSQSGGDLKLQAPDQLLKILNPGQTARGLQGIRGSSGQGGAVFFTQETDLASSQGGKTSITQLPVTRVTTVTHLPDDSKQGSSILKIAGSSTGFKNNQNVFTSPPSGAARFFASASNTKTFQASGKKSAGNKIVSISGSGTLTTLPTGDTVLALGSKQPIAISTSQGVIRNSRRTAPFSTTNSRQQRPRRIRGRLLRSL; the protein is encoded by the exons CCACTCATGCCCTACGAGTTCGCATACGAGGTGAAAGACGACGCCACGACCAATTACCAGAACAGAGTGGAGTTCGTTGAGGATGGCGTGTTGCGGGGGAGCTACAGCCTCCTCTCCCCTGACGGTGTGGTTCGAACTTCCGTCTATTCCGACACCGGCAATGGCTTCGAG GTGACCCTCCACGAAGTGCCAACAGACATCGTGGTCATCGGCTCAGGCCTCCCTGGTGACCCCGCGCTCAAGGCCGGGGGCACGTACAGGTACTACGACTCTCGCGACTCAGGCTCAAGGGAGTCCTTCCGGCCATCTTTCAGCAGGAGCGGTGGATTTGAGGCTTTCTCTAAAGCATCAGAAGGGTTTGACGGGTCTTCAAGAGGGTCAGCTATCTTTAGTTCATCGAGCAACAGAGACTTTTCATCGAAAAATAAACAGTCAAGTCGCGAAGAGTCATCCAGGCGCGAAGAATCGGAAAGGCGCGAAGAATCGTCGAGACGCGATGAGTCAAGACGCGAAGAATCGTCGAGACGCGATGAGTCAAGACGCGAAGAATCCGAAGGCTCCAGATTTGAATTTTTAACGAATGACAAGAGTGCCTTGGAAGCCTTCGACAGGGAGAGCGCCAGCCAAGGCTTCTCTGGTGGGTCTAGGGACTCCGAGGCTTCGTCGAGACGCAAAGAGTCAAGACGCGAAGAATCCGAAGGCTACAAATATGAATTGTTGACGAATGACAAGAGTGCCTTGGAAGCCTTCGACAGGGAGAGCGCCAGCCAAGGCTTCTCTGGCGGGTCTAGGGACTCCGAGGCTTCGTCGAGACACGAAGAGTCTGGAGGCTTTGGAGAGTTCTCGCATGCCTTCGCGTCATCGTTCTCCCAGCAGGGAGGATCTGGAGGTGGATCAGGTGGTGGATCTGGAGGTGGATCAGGTGGTGGATCTGGTGGTGGATTAGGTGGTGGATTTGGTGGTGGATCAGGTGGTGGATCTGAGGGTGGATCAGGTGGATCAAGAGGTGGATTCGGTGGTGGATCTGAGGGTGGATCATTAGGTGGATCTGGAGGATCAAGTGGTGGATCTGGTGGTGGATCAGGGGGTGGATTTGTTGGAACTGGTAGTGGATCAGGTCACGGTGGATCTGGTGGTGGATCAGGTGGTGGATATGAGGGTGGATTAGGTGGTGGATCAGGGGGTGGATTCGGTGGTGGATCTGAGGGTGGATCATTTGGTGGTGAATTTGGTGGATCAGGTGGTGGATCTGGTGGTGGATCAGATGGTGGATCTGGAGGTGGGTCAAGTGGTGGATCTGGTGGTGGATCAGGGGGTGGATTTGTTGGAACTGGTGGTGGATCAGGTCACGGTGGATCAAGTGGTGGATCTGACGGTGGATCAGGTGGCGGATtcggtggtggttctggtggatCAGGTGGGGGATCACATGGTGGTTCAAGTGGATCAGGTGGCGGATccggtggtggttctggtggatCAGGTCGCGGATCACATGGTGGTTCTGGTGGATCAGGTGGCGGATCAGGTGGCGGATCACATGGTGGTTTAGGTGGATCAGGTGGCGGATTCGGTGGTGAATTTGGTGGATCAGGTGGCGGATccggtggtggttctggtggatCAGGTGGCGGATccggtggtggttctggtggatCAGGTGGGGGATCACATGGTGGTTCTGGTGGATCAGGTGGCGGATCACATGGTGGTTCAGGTGGATCAGGTGGCGGATTCGGAGGTGGATCTGGTGGATCAGGTGGCGGATCACATGGTGGTTCAGGTGGATCAGATGGCGGATTCGGTGGTGGATCTGGTGGATCAGGTGGCGGATTCGGAGTTGGATCTGGTGGATCAGGTGGCGGATCACATGGTGGTTCAGGTGGATCAGATGGCGGATTCGGTGGTGAATTTGGTGGATCAGGTGGCGGATTCGGTGGTGAATTTAGTGGATCAGGTGGCGGATCACATGGTGGTTCAGGTGGATCAGATGGCGGATTCGGTGGTGGATCTGGTGGATCAGGTGGCGGATTCGGAGTTGGATCTGGTGGATCAGGTGGCGGATCACATGGTGGTTCAGGTGGATCAGATGGCGGATTCGGTGGTGGATCTGGTGGATCAGGTGGGGGATCACATGGTGGTTCTGGTGGATCAGATGGCGGATTCGGTGGTGGATCTGGTGGATCAGGTGGGGGATCACATGGTGGTTCTGGTGGATCAGATGGCGGATTCGGTGGTGGATCTGGTGGATCCGGTGGCGGATCACATGGTGGTTCTGGTGGATCAGATGGCGGATTCGGTGGTGGATCTGGTGGATCAG GTGGCGGATCACATGGTGGTTCAGGTGGATCAGATGGCGGATTCGGTGGTGGATCTGGTGGATCAG GTGGGGGATCACATGGTGGTTCTAGTGGATCAGGTGGTGAATTCGGTGGTGGATTTGGTGGATCAGGTGGCGGATCACATGGTGGTTCAGGTGGATCAGATGGCGGATTCGGTGGTGGATCTGGTGGATCAGGTGGGGGATCACATGGTGGTTCTAGTGGATCAGATGGCGGATTCGGTGGTGGATCTGGTGGATCAGGTGGGGGATCACATGGTGGTTCAGGTGGATCAGGTGACGGATTCGGTGGTGGATCTGGTGGCGGATCCGATGGTGGATCAGGTGGATCAGGTGGCGAGTTCGGTGGTGGATCTGGTGGATCATTTGGCGGATCACATGGAGGTTCAGGTGGATCAGGTGGGGGATCCGGTGGTGGATCTGGTGGATCAGGTGGCGGATCCGATGGTGGATCAGGTAGTGGTTCAGGTGGATCAGGTGGCGGATTCGGTGGGGGATCTGGTGGATCACATGGTGGTTCAGGTGCATCAGGTGGGGGATCCGGTGGTGGATCTAGTGGATCAGGTGGCGGATCACATGGTGGTTCAGGTGGAGGATTCGGTGGTGGATCTGGTGGATCAGGTGGCGGATCACATGGTGGTTCAGGTGGATCAGGTGGGAGATCCGGTGGTGGATCAAGTGGCGGATCCGATGGTGGATCAGGTGGCGGATTCGGTGGTGGACTTGATATTGGACTCGGTTTTGGAACTGATGGACCTGGTGGATCAGGATCTGGTATTGAACTCGGTTTGGGACTTGGTGGTGGACCTGGTATTGAGCTCGGGTTTGGAACTGATGGACCTGGTGGATTCGGTGGTGAACCTGGTGGATCAGGAGGTGGATTCGGTGGTGGACCTGGTGGATCAGGTGGCGGATCACATGGTGGTTCAGGTGGATCAGGTGGCGGATccggtggtggttctggtggatCAGGTGGTGGATTCGATGGTGGATCAGGTGGTGGTTCAGGTGTATCAGGTGGCGGATTCGGTGGTGGACTTGATATTGGACTCGGTTTTGGAGCTGGTGATGGACCTGGTGGGTCAGGAGGTGGACTTGGTGGATCAGTTGGCGGATTCGGTGGTCGACCTGGTGGATCAGATGGTGGATTCGGTGATGGATCAGGTGGGTCAGGTGGATTCGGTGGCGGATTCGGAGGTGGACCAGGAGGTGGATTCGGTGGTGGATCAGGTGGATCAGGTGGATCAGGTGGATTCGGTGGCGGATTCGGTGGTGGACCAGGAGGTGGATTCGGTGGTGGATCAGGTGGATCAGGTGGATTCGGTGGCGGATTCGGTGGTGGACCAGGAGGTGGATTCGGTGGTGGATCAGGTGGATCAGGTGGTGGATctggtggtggagcaggtggaTCTGGTGGCGGGGTCAGTGGTGGAGgggccggcggcggcggcgtcaacCTACAGGACAAGGCCGTGTTCATCATTCACCCTGACTTCTTCAAGACCGGCGCGGGCGCCGGCCTGACGGGCCTGCCGGAAGTGACGGAGCCCATTATTATCGTGAGTGACAATAAATTTGCCCAGGGTGGGGGTGGGGCTGGCGTAGGTTTCAGTAATGCTCTGGGCGGAGGAGGGTTTGCGGGAGCCTTTAGCAGCGTGAACAGGCTGggagaggctgctgctgctgacacCACAGCGGCTCACTCAAGCGGTGCTGCATCAACTGCTACCGCCGAAGAAGTAAGTACATCCTCTGGTAAAAGTGGATCGACCTCGACCAGTGCCATTGAAAGCGCTTCATCCTTAGGCAGTGCCTCAATAAGCGCTTCTTCTCCAAGCAGTGAAGGCTTCGTTGCATCCACCTTCAGCTCCAACGGATTGACTGTTGGAAGTGCGACAGGTGATTCTACCTCTGCCTCGAGTGGATCATTTGGAAGAAGTACCATCGAAAATGTCTCATCCTCAGCTAGTGCCGCTGAAGGAGCATCTTCAAGTGGTGCTACAAAGAGTGCTTCATTCTCCAGTGCAAGTGAATCATCGGGCAGCGCCACTGATGGTGCTTCTTTTTTAACTAGTGCTTCCGAAGGTGGTTCATCCTCCCACGGATCAGTTTCCTCAGGGAGTGGAACTGAAGGCGCCTTTTTATTTGATGCAAGTGGATCTTCCCTAGGCAGTGCGGCTGAAGTTGATACTTCTTTAGGCAGTGCCGCTGAAGTAGCCTCCTCAAGCAGTGCCACTGAAGTGGCCTCCTCAGGCAGTGCCGCTGAAGTGACCTTCTCAGGTAGTGCCGCTGAAGTGGCCTCCTCAAGCGGTGCCGCTGAAGTGACCTCCTCAAATAGTGCCGCTGAAGTGACCTCAAGCAATGCCGCTGCAGCGGCTTCCTCAGGCAGTGCCGCTGAAGGTGTTTCTTCTTCGAGCAGTGGAGGGTTCGATGCATCTACATTCAACTCTAGAAAACTATCTGTAGAAAGCAGCACAAAagattcttcatcttcttccagcAGAAAAGGTGGAGTTCTAACAATTACTTCCTCTAGCTTGGATGGATCATCTGGTATCAACAAAGCGGTAACTGATGAGTCGTCTGGCAGGGGACAATCAGTTCTCGATAGTGGAGCATCAGGAGGaacaaaaaatattgaaaaggcAGCCAATGCAAAACCAGCTTCTTCGGGTCAAATTGGGCTGAATGGATTTAGCACGTCCTTCAGTGAAGGCGGATCACAACAGTTTATAATATCCTCTAGTGGAGACGCATCCAGGTTTGACTCCCACAGATTTTCCAGCAGTGGATCCGGTGGCTCTTCAAGCAGTGGGGCGTCAAGCAGTGCCATTTTGCACAGCCAAAGCGGTGGTGACTTAAAACTGCAGGCACCGGACCAGTTACTGAAGATTCTCAATCCAGGCCAAACAGCTCGCGGGCTTCAGGGTATCCGCGGCAGTTCGGGCCAGGGCGGGGCTGTCTTCTTTACGCAGGAAACTGACCTGGCCTCTTCCCAGGGCGGCAAAACCTCCATCACACAACTGCCAGTCACTCGCGTCACCACCGTGACACACCTCCCTGACGATTCTAAGCAAGGCTCTTCCATCTTGAAAATAGCTGGCAGTTCCACGGGCTTCAAGAATAACCAGAACGTGTTCACAAGCCCACCGTCAGGTGCTGCACGATTCTTTGCATCAGCATCAAACACAAAAACTTTTCAGGCGAGTGGCAAGAAGTCAGCAGGAAACAAAATTGTTAGCATATCCGGCTCAGGAACACTCACGACTCTTCCTACTGGTGACACTGTCCTCGCCTTGGGCAGCAAACAACCCATTGCAATTTCCACTTCCCAGGGCGTCATCAGGAACAGCCGGAGGACCGCGCCCTTTTCCACCACCAACTCGAGGCAGCAACGACCGAGGCGAATCCGAGGGCGGCTTCTGAGGTCACTCTAA